The Glycine soja cultivar W05 chromosome 3, ASM419377v2, whole genome shotgun sequence genome window below encodes:
- the LOC114407568 gene encoding F-box protein PP2-B15-like, which yields MSHMASSCSFNIESLPHDCVSEILSHTSPLEACMVSLVSPTLRSCANSDTVWRSFLPSDYEDIVSSAVNPFILSFSSYKQLFHALCHPLLIDQGNKSFKLEKSSGKKSYIISARELSIAWSSDPMMWSWKPIPESRFPEAAELRTVSWLEIEGKIRTRILTPNTSYSAYLIMNVSHRAYGLDFAPSEVSVTVGKNVRRGKAYLGHKDENKRKMETLFYGNRTEVLRNAAFDEGIASPSKREDGWMEIELGEFFNGEGDEEIKMCLREVGYQLKGGLVLEGIQLRPKP from the exons ATGAGCCACATGGCATCGTCTTGCTCCTTCAACATAGAATCGTTGCCCCACGATTGTGTTTCTGAAATCTTGTCACATACATCACCTTTAGAGGCATGCATGGTTTCACTGGTCTCCCCAACCCTTCGCTCATGCGCCAACTCTGACACCGTTTGGAGAAGCTTCTTGCCCTCTGATTACGAGGACATTGTTTCAAGTGCTGTGAATCCCTTCATCCTCAGTTTCTCTTCATACAAGCAACTCTTCCATGCACTTTGCCACCCCCTTCTCATTGACCAGGGCAACAAG AGCTTCAAATTGGAAAAGTCTTCGGGtaaaaaatcttatatcatATCTGCAAGGGAATTGTCAATAGCATGGAGCAGCGACCCAATGATGTGGAGCTGGAAACCAATCCCTGAATCAAG ATTCCCAGAGGCGGCTGAGCTGAGAACAGTGAGTTGGTTAGAAATTGAAGGGAAAATCAGAACGCGGATTCTAACGCCAAACACATCATATTCGGCTTATCTGATAATGAATGTTTCACATCGAGCTTATGGGCTTGATTTTGCGCCGTCGGAGGTATCAGTTACGGTTGGAAAGAACGTGCGCAGAGGGAAGGCGTATTTGGGGCATAAAGATGAAAACAAGCGTAAGATGGAGACTCTGTTTTACGGAAACAGAACAGAGGTGTTGAGAAACGCAGCGTTTGACGAGGGGATTGCTTCTCCATCGAAAAGAGAGGATGGATGGATGGAGATTGAGCTCGGGGAATTCTTCAATGGTGAAGGTGATGAAGAGATCAAGATGTGTCTCAGGGAAGTGGGTTATCAATTGAAAGGAGGgcttgtccttgaaggcatcCAACTCAGACCTAAACCATGA
- the LOC114407570 gene encoding F-box/LRR-repeat protein 3-like, whose product MLSESVFCLLTEDLLIRVLEKLGPDRKPWRLVCKEFLRVESSTRKKIRILRIEFLLGLLEKFCNIETLDLSMCPRIEDGAVSVVLSQGSASWTRGLRRLVLSRATGLGHVGLEMLIRACPMLEGVDVSHCWGYGDREAAALSCAARLRELNMDKCLGVTDIGLAKIAVGCGKLERLSLKWCLEISDLGIDLLCKKCLDLKFLDVSYLKVTSESLRSIASLLKLEVFVMVGCSLVDDVGLRFLEKGCPLLKAIDVSRCDCVSSSGLISVISGHGGLEQLDAGYCLSELSAPLVKCLENLKQLRIIRIDGVRVSDFILQTIGTNCKSLVELGLSKCVGVTNKGIVQLVSGCGYLKILDLTCCRFISDAAISTIADSCPDLVCLKLESCDMVTENCLYQLGLNCSLLKELDLTDCSGVDDIALRYLSRCSELVRLKLGLCTNISDIGLAHIACNCPKMTELDLYRCVRIGDDGLAALTSGCKGLTNLNLSYCNRITDRGLEYISHLGELSDLELRGLSNITSIGIKAVAISCKRLADLDLKHCEKIDDSGFWALAFYSQNLRQINMSYCIVSDMVLCMLMGNLKRLQDAKLVCLSKVSVKGLEVALRACCGRIKKVKLQRSLRFSLSSEMLETMHARGCKIRWD is encoded by the exons ATGTTGTCTGAATCCGTTTTCTGCCTCTTGACCGAGGACCTGCTCATCCGGGTCCTCGAAAAGCTCGGGCCGGATCGGAAACCGTGGCGGCTGGTGTGCAAGGAGTTTCTCCGGGTCGAATCGTCGACCCGGAAGAAGATTCGGATCCTCCGAATCGAGTTTCTGCTTGGGTTGTTGGAGAAGTTCTGCAACATTGAGACGCTGGACCTGTCGATGTGTCCGCGGATCGAGGACGGAGCTGTGTCGGTTGTGCTGAGTCAGGGATCGGCGAGTTGGACTCGGGGACTGAGGAGACTCGTGCTGAGTCGCGCCACCGGGTTGGGGCATGTGGGCTTGGAGATGCTGATTCGGGCGTGTCCCATGTTGGAGGGCGTGGATGTGTCCCATTGTTGGGGGTATGGCGACAGAGAGGCTGCGGCGCTATCGTGCGCCGCGAGGTTGAGGGAACTCAACATGGATAAGTGTTTGGGAGTTACTGATATTGGGTTGGCCAAGATTGCTGTCGGGTGTGGGAAATTGGAGAGGCTGAGTTTGAAGTGGTGCTTGGAGATTTCTGATCTGGGGATTGATCTTCTTTGCAAAAAGTGCTTGGATTTGAAATTTCTCGACGTGTCATATCTCAAG GTAACAAGTGAATCTTTGAGATCAATAGCTTCTCTGTTAAAGCTTGAGGTTTTTGTTATGGTTGGCTGCTCTTTAGTGGATGACGTTGGATTGCGGTTTCTTGAAAAAGGGTGTCCACTGCTTAAG GCAATTGATGTATCAAGGTGTGATTGTGTTAGCTCTTCCGGTTTAATATCTGTAATTAGTGGACATGGAGGTCTTGAGCAGTTGGATGCAGGATATTGCCTCTCT GAGCTTTCAGCACCTCTTGTTAAATGCTTGGAGAATTTAAAGCAGCTGAGAATAATTAGAATTGATGGTGTTCGAGTTTCTGACTTTATCCTCCAGACAATTGGCACCAATTGCAAGTCTTTAGTGGAACTTGGTTTAAGCAAATGTGTTGGAGTGACCAACAAGGGAATTGTGCAGCTAGTATCTGGCTGTGGCTATTTGAAGATACTTGATTTGACTTGTTGTCGGTTCATATCTGATGCAGCAATCTCTACTATAGCAGACTCTTGTCCAGACCTTGTCTGTCTGAAGCTAGAATCTTGTGATATGGTGACTGAGAATTGTCTTTATCAACTTGGATTAAATTGCTCGCTTCTCAAAGAGCTTGATCTTACTGATTGCTCTGGTGTTGATGACATAG CTCTAAGATATCTATCAAgatgttcagaacttgtaagaTTGAAATTAGGATTATGCACAAACATATCAGACATAGGATTGGCACACATTGCTTGTAACTGCCCAAAAATGACTGAACTTGATCTCTATCG ATGTGTACGTATTGGAGATGATGGGCTAGCGGCACTAACGAGTGGATGCAAGGGGTTGACAAACCTCAACTTGTCATATTGCAATAGAATTACAGACAGAGGGTTGGAGTATATCAGCCATCTTGGTGAACTATCTGATCTGGAGTTGCGTGGGCTTTCTAATATCACAAGCATTGGTATAAAAGCAGTTGCAATAAGTTGCAAGAGATTGGCAGATTTAGATTTGAAACATTGCGAAAAAATTGATGATTCAGGTTTCTGGGCCCTTGCTTTTTATTCGCAAAACCTGCGGCAG ATAAATATGAGCTACTGTATCGTGTCAGATATGGTGTTGTGCATGCTTATGGGTAACCTGAAACGCCTGCAAGATGCCAAACTGGTTTGTCTTTCTAAAGTGAGTGTAAAAGGATTGGAAGTTGCCCTTAGAGCTTGCTGTGGTCGGATTAAAAAGGTTAAACTGCAGAGGTCCCTCAGGTTCTCGCTTTCCTCTGAAATGCTCGAGACAATGCATGCACGAGGGTGCAAGATCAGATGGGATTAG
- the LOC114407571 gene encoding probable pectinesterase/pectinesterase inhibitor 21, translating into MGGDAQKKRIAIIGVSTFLLVAMVVAVTVSINLNNKGSSYDSKEESKSSVASSIKAVKTLCAPTDYKKECEDSLIEHSNNITDPRELIKIAFHVTISKIGEGLEKTELMHQVENDPRTKEALDTCKQLMNLSIGEFTRSLDRFTKFDLNNLDNILTSLKVWLSGAITYQETCLDAFENTTTDASLKMQRLLQSAMHMSSNGLSIITELSKTLSEMHIGKPGRRRLLNNNVLGHDYFDLPEWVDDQVGVRKLLHMTGRKRMAHVVVAKDGSGNFTTINEALKHVPKKNLRPFVIYVKEGVYNEYVEVSKNMTHVVMIGDGGKKSRITGNKNFVDGVGTFRTASAAILGDFFVGIGMGFENSAGAEKHQAVALRVQADRSIFYKCRMDGYQDTLYAHTMRQFYRDCIISGTIDFVFGDAVAVLQNCTFVVRKPLENQQCIVTAQGRKEMNQPSGLIIQGGSIVADPMYYPVRFDNKAYLARPWKNFSRTIFMDSYIGDLITPDGYMPWQTLEGLRGMDTCFYSEFNNRGPGSDKAKRVKWEGIKALDSDGISNFLPAKFFHGDDWIRVTRVPYYSGQPSPTH; encoded by the exons ATGGGGGGAGATGCACAGAAGAAGAGAATTGCCATAATTGGCGTGTCTACCTTCTTGCTGGTGGCCATGGTGGTGGCAGTGACAGTTAGCATCAACCTCAATAACAAGGGATCAAGCTATGATTCAAAGGAAGAAAGCAAATCCAGTGTAGCTTCCTCGATCAAGGCCGTGAAAACCCTTTGCGCACCCACCGATTACAAGAAGGAATGCGAGGACAGTCTTATTGAACATAGCAACAACATCACCGACCCACGAGAACTCATAAAAATCGCGTTCCACGTTACCATCTCAAAAATCGGAGAAGGACTTGAGAAAACAGAACTCATGCACCAGGTCGAGAACGACCCCAGAACCAAGGAGGCACTCGACACTTGCAAGCAACTCATGAACCTCTCCATCGGGGAGTTCACGAGGTCACTCGATAGGTTTACCAAGTTCGACTTGAACAACCTCGACAACATCCTCACCAGTTTGAAGGTTTGGCTCAGCGGTGCAATCACGTACCAAGAAACATGTTTAGACGCATTTGAGAACACAACCACCGATGCTAGTCTAAAAATGCAAAGGCTCTTGCAAAGTGCCATGCACATGAGTAGCAATGGCCTTTCTATCATCACCGAGTTGTCTAAAACTCTCTCGGAAATGCACATCGGCAAACCTGGCCGCCGACGCCTTTTGAACAACAACGTTCTTGGCCACGACTACTTTGACCTTCCCGAATGGGTTGATGATCAAGTTGGTGTTCGCAAACTCCTACATATGACTGGACGGAAACGCATGGCCCATGTGGTTGTTGCAAAGGATGGCAGTGGAAATTTCACCACCATCAATGAAGCATTGAAGCACGTGCCCAAGAAAAACCTAAGGCCATTTGTTATCTACGTCAAGGAAGGAGTTTACAACGAGTACGTCGAAGTTTCCAAAAATATGACCCATGTTGTTATGATTGGTGATGGTGGTAAGAAGTCAAGGATCACCGGCAACAAAAACTTCGTCGATGGGGTTGGGACCTTCAGAACCGCCAGTGCTG CCATTCTAGGAGATTTCTTCGTTGGCATAGGTATGGGGTTTGAGAACTCAGCTGGTGCTGAAAAACATCAAGCAGTGGCCTTGAGGGTTCAAGCTGACAGGTCCATCTTTTACAAATGCCGAATGGATGGGTACCAGGACACACTTTACGCCCACACCATGCGTCAATTCTATCGTGATTGCATAATTTCAGGTACCATCGACTTTGTCTTTGGTGATGCAGTGGCTGTTCTCCAAAATTGCACTTTTGTGGTGCGAAAGCCATTGGAAAACCAGCAATGCATTGTGACTGCACAAGGCAGAAAAGAGATGAACCAACCATCAGGATTAATCATCCAGGGAGGAAGCATTGTGGCAGACCCCATGTACTACCCAGTTAGGTTCGACAACAAAGCTTACTTGGCCCGTCCATGgaagaatttctcgagaaccaTATTTATGGATTCCTACATTGGTGATTTGATCACACCTGATGGTTACATGCCATGGCAAACATTGGAGGGTTTGAGGGGAATGGATACTTGTTTCTACTCTGAGTTCAACAACCGTGGTCCTGGTTCAGACAAAGCCAAGCGTGTCAAATGGGAAGGAATCAAGGCCCTCGATTCAGATGGAATATCAAACTTCTTGCCAGCCAAGTTCTTCCATGGAGATGACTGGATTAGGGTCACTAGGGTTCCTTACTACTCTGGCCAACCCTCCCCCACTCATTGA
- the LOC114407572 gene encoding splicing regulatory glutamine/lysine-rich protein 1-like: MAASSSSLSASDDSSSHRRRRHHRHRRYRDKDSLKIRKKSKSQSQSRGERRRRHHRHSSDSDSYSSSSLSDYSRSESSSDSEHETSHRSKRHKKSDRPKKNKEKDRSKSHRHKRQKHKVKEKQHDERSSSPVQLSKFLGRDKDDGVRRSAVSGKKILLKLEKTKEDKVAESKRNELLNFLNASFD; encoded by the exons ATGGCGGcctcttcttcctctctctctGCCTCCGACGACTCTTCTTCTCACCGTCGCAGGCGTCACCACCGCCATCGCCGATACCGTGATAAGGACTCCCTCAAGATTCGAAAGAAGAGCAAGTCCCAATCCCAATCCCGCGGAGAACGACGCCGTAGGCATCACCGCCACTCTTCCGATTCCGATTCCTATTCTTCATCTTCCCTCTCTGATTACTCCAG AAGTGAAAGTTCTTCTGATAGTGAGCATGAAACATCTCACCGTTCAAAGAGGCATAAAAAGAGTGACAGGCCAAAGAAG AATAAGGAAAAGGATCGAAGCAAAAGCCACCGCCATAAGAGGCAGAAGCATAAAGTAAAAGAG AAGCAGCATGATGAGAGGAGCAGCAGCCCTGTGCAGCTTTCCAAG TTTTTAGGGCGTGACAAAGATGACGGTGTCCGTCGCAGTGCTGTATCTGGCAAGAAG attCTTCTGAAACTTGAGAAAACAAAGGAAGATAAAGTGGCTGAAAGCAAGAGAAACGAACTGCTGAACTTTTTAAATGCTAGTTTTGATTAG